A region from the Rheinheimera mangrovi genome encodes:
- the slmA gene encoding nucleoid occlusion factor SlmA, with protein sequence MATTKRPNRKEDILQALAAMLQSHAGQRITTAALAAQVGVSEAALYRHFPSKARMFEGLIDFIEDTLLSRINAIVQEHKQTEQRIELIMQLLLIFAERNPGICRILTGDALQGEQERLQERISALYEKLETQLKQCLRERKLREGKSFSVDEGDLANLLLGICEGKMQQFVRSGFARLPTAQWPNQWALLQKTIFAV encoded by the coding sequence ATGGCAACAACAAAACGTCCCAACCGCAAAGAAGATATTTTGCAGGCTCTGGCCGCTATGCTGCAAAGCCATGCGGGCCAGCGTATCACCACAGCAGCTTTGGCTGCTCAGGTGGGTGTATCTGAAGCGGCATTGTACCGTCATTTCCCTAGCAAAGCCCGGATGTTTGAAGGCTTAATCGACTTTATTGAAGACACCTTGTTGTCGCGTATTAATGCGATAGTCCAGGAGCACAAACAAACCGAGCAGCGCATCGAGCTGATTATGCAGCTGTTGCTGATCTTCGCCGAGCGTAACCCTGGTATTTGCCGGATTTTAACCGGTGATGCCTTACAGGGTGAACAGGAACGTTTGCAGGAGCGCATCAGCGCCTTGTATGAAAAGCTGGAAACTCAGTTAAAACAATGTCTACGCGAACGTAAGTTACGTGAAGGCAAAAGTTTTAGTGTGGATGAAGGTGATTTAGCCAACCTGTTGCTGGGTATTTGTGAAGGCAAAATGCAGCAGTTTGTCCGCTCAGGTTTTGCCCGCTTGCCTACAGCTCAGTGGCCAAACCAATGGGCTTTGCTGCAAAAGACCATCTTTGCGGTTTAA
- the dut gene encoding dUTP diphosphatase: MKKAIDLKILDPRIGTEFPLPAYATPGSAGLDLRACLDAEVQLAPGQTTLIPTGLAIHIGDANLCATILPRSGLGHKHGIVLGNLVGLIDSDYQGQLMVSMWNRSQEDFTIQPGDRIAQLVFMPVVQAEFTIVSDFDASDRGEGGFGHSGRQ; the protein is encoded by the coding sequence ATGAAAAAAGCCATTGATTTAAAAATTCTCGACCCACGTATCGGCACTGAATTCCCATTACCGGCTTATGCCACACCGGGTAGCGCTGGTTTAGATTTACGTGCTTGTCTGGATGCAGAAGTACAACTGGCGCCTGGCCAAACCACGCTGATCCCAACAGGTTTGGCAATTCATATTGGTGACGCTAACTTATGCGCCACTATACTGCCACGCTCTGGTCTGGGCCATAAACACGGCATAGTACTGGGTAACTTAGTGGGTTTAATCGACTCGGATTATCAGGGCCAGTTAATGGTGTCTATGTGGAACCGTTCGCAGGAAGACTTCACTATCCAGCCTGGCGATCGCATCGCTCAGTTGGTGTTTATGCCTGTGGTACAGGCAGAATTTACTATTGTTTCAGATTTTGACGCTTCAGACCGGGGCGAAGGTGGATTTGGTCACTCTGGCCGTCAGTAA
- a CDS encoding diacylglycerol kinase: MSKPNGTGFGRIIKAADCSRKGFTAAWVNEAAFRQEAGLTLAAIPFAWYLAADFGHFAILMGVWLLVIIVELLNSAIEALTDRVSLERHELSGRAKDMGSAAVTSALVFVALVWAAAIWQKFS; encoded by the coding sequence ATGAGTAAGCCAAACGGCACAGGTTTTGGGCGTATTATTAAAGCTGCGGATTGTAGCCGTAAAGGTTTTACTGCAGCTTGGGTGAACGAAGCCGCCTTTCGTCAGGAAGCCGGGCTTACTTTAGCTGCTATTCCTTTTGCCTGGTATTTAGCTGCTGATTTTGGTCACTTTGCTATTTTGATGGGGGTTTGGTTACTGGTGATTATTGTGGAGTTACTCAACTCTGCCATTGAAGCCTTAACCGACCGGGTTAGTTTAGAGCGGCATGAATTATCAGGCCGGGCTAAAGATATGGGCTCAGCTGCTGTGACTTCAGCGCTTGTCTTTGTCGCCTTAGTCTGGGCCGCCGCTATCTGGCAGAAGTTTAGTTAA
- the pyrE gene encoding orotate phosphoribosyltransferase gives MKQFQKDFIEFALSRQVLKFGSFTLKSGRTSPYFFNAGLFNTGGDLARLGRFYAAALEDAGVEFDLLFGPAYKGIPIATTTAVALFDQYGKDVPYCFNRKEAKTHGEGGNLVGSPLQGKVMLVDDVITAGTAIRESMQLIQAQGASLSGVLIALDRQEKGQGELSAIQEVERDFGTQVVSIICLNDLINYLQGKPELAQYLEAVSAYRAQYGVS, from the coding sequence ATGAAACAGTTTCAAAAAGACTTTATTGAATTTGCCTTGTCGCGTCAGGTACTGAAGTTTGGCAGTTTTACACTGAAATCCGGCCGTACCAGCCCGTACTTTTTTAACGCAGGTTTATTTAATACGGGTGGCGACTTAGCCCGTTTAGGCCGCTTTTATGCGGCGGCGTTAGAAGACGCTGGTGTAGAGTTTGACCTGTTGTTTGGCCCTGCCTACAAAGGTATTCCTATTGCGACTACCACAGCTGTGGCTTTGTTTGATCAGTACGGTAAAGATGTGCCGTATTGCTTTAACCGCAAAGAAGCCAAAACCCATGGTGAAGGCGGCAACTTAGTGGGTTCGCCTTTACAGGGCAAAGTGATGTTGGTGGATGATGTGATCACGGCCGGTACTGCAATTCGTGAATCGATGCAGCTGATCCAGGCACAAGGCGCCAGTTTAAGTGGTGTGCTGATTGCACTGGACCGTCAGGAAAAAGGTCAGGGCGAACTTTCTGCTATTCAGGAAGTCGAACGCGACTTTGGCACTCAAGTGGTGTCTATTATTTGTTTAAACGACTTAATCAACTACCTGCAAGGCAAACCAGAGCTGGCCCAGTATTTAGAAGCTGTGTCTGCTTATCGTGCCCAATATGGTGTGAGTTAG